The following coding sequences are from one Polyodon spathula isolate WHYD16114869_AA chromosome 7, ASM1765450v1, whole genome shotgun sequence window:
- the LOC121319006 gene encoding lipase maturation factor 2-like, which produces MGDIKLPKHMFLWSMSVIYMFAFASLYVQIPGLYGSDGVLPARRMLRYTGKPLLEQLQDSPTLLWLGPQLGLDTQQGMELICLLGTLMAFGAMVWEPLRDALVFFCLWVLYLSLYQVGQVFLYFQWDSLLLEAGFLTVLVAPFNLFKWKSTVSKHHDGITFWLIRWLFFRLMFASGVVKLTSRCPTWWGLTALTYHYETQCIPTPVAWFAHQLPVWFQKLSVVGTYAIEIAVPFMFFAPIRSMRIVSFYLQVFLQILIILTGNYNFFNLLTIVLSLSLLDDEQVHLFLRHRKQNKSQPRTQTLIKWGTALAELASYCLVVYWMLVYFELEINWEKKSISSKTAFTYHEFNQWLKTVTIPSIWIGVLSLTWEVITAMFKCASVRGFFWKMWATIQWAIFTVAAACMFAVSLVPYTYIESDSNSKIWPGVRTMYDSVDRFQLVNSYGLFRRMTGVGGRPEVVVEGSYDKETWTEIEFMYKPSNVSAAPPVVAPHQPRLDWQMWFAALGPHTQSPWFTGLVLRLLQGKKDVINLVQVDESQYPFRSHPPTFIRARLYKYWFTKVNEDGSVPQKWWRRQFSEEFYPTVFLGDPNLDSLINHFGLKDKGQTKRNADACLPVTLRAVREYARPLPAPVILWSLFFTGAAICLLKVLFSGPRRSSRKNKRKEAVAAVEKNDQTMKKEEKEKTKRTENSADSDKHAKKRK; this is translated from the exons ATGGGTGACATTAAACTTCCAAAGCACATGTTCCTTTGGAGCATGTCTGTCATTTATATGTTTGCATTTGCGTCTCTTTATGTACAGATACCAG GTCTCTATGGGAGTGATGGGGTCCTGCCTGCCCGGCGCATGCTTCGGTACACGGGGAAGCCTCTCCTGGAGCAGCTGCAGGACTCCCCTACCCTGCTGTGGCTGGGTCCTCAACTAGGCCTGGACACCCAGCAGGGGATGGAGTTAATCTGCCTACTGGGGACTTTGATGGCTTTTGGTGCAATGGTGTGGGAACCCCTGAGAGATGCACTCGTATTCTTCTGCCTCTGGGTACTGTACCTTTCACTCTACCAG gttGGCCAAGTCTTCCTCTACTTTCAGTG GGACAGTCTGCTGCTAGAGGCAGGGTTCCTCACTGTCTTGGTAGCTCCCTTCAACCTCTTCAAATGGAAGTCCACTGTGTCCAAGCACCACGATGGCATCACCTTCTGGCTCATCCGCTGGCTCTTCTTCCGGCTCATGTTTGCTTCTGGAGTGGTTAAGCTGACCAGTCGCTGCCCAACCTGGTGGGGCCTCACAG CTTTGACTTACCATTATGAAACCCAGTGCATCCCTACACCTGTTGCCTGGTTTGCCCATCAGCTTCCAGTCTGGTTTCAGAAGCTCAGTGTTGTCGGTACCTATGCCATTGAGATCGCAGTCCCTTTCATGTTTTTTGCACCCATCAGAAGTATGCGAATCGTCTCCTTTTACCTGCAG GTCTTTCTTCAGATTTTAATCATTCTGACTGGAAACTATAACTTCTTTAACCTCCTGACCATTGTGCTGAGTCTCTCCTTGCTTGATGATGAGCAAGTGCACTTATTCCTCCGgcacaggaaacaaaacaaatctcagc CCCGGACTCAGACACTGATAAAATGGGGCACAGCTCTTGCAGAACTAGCATCCTATTGCTTAGTTGTTTACTGGATGTTGGTGTATTTTGAACTTGAAATCAACTGGGAAAAGAAAAGCATATCCTCAAAAACAG CGTTCACTTATCATGAGTTTAACCAGTGGTTGAAGACGGTTACGATTCCTAGTATTTGGATTGGAGTTCTGTCTCTGACCTGGGAAGTAATCACGGCCATGTTCAA gTGTGCCAGTGTGCGGGGATTCTTTTGGAAGATGTGGGCCACTATCCAGTGGGCTATATTTACCGTTGCAGCCGCTTGCATGTTTGCTGTCAGCCTG GTCCCTTACACCTACATTGAAAGTGACTCCAACAGCAAAATTTGGCCAGGCGTGAGGACAATGTATGACAGCGTTGACCGCTTCCAGCTTGTAAACTCCTATGGGCTTTTCAGAAGAATGACTGGAGTTGGAGGTCGTCCGGAGGTGGTAGTGGAGGGCAGTTACGATAAGGAAACCTGGACG GAAATAGAGTTCATGTATAAGCCTAGCAATGTTAGCGCTGCCCCCCCTGTAGTTGCCCCACACCAGCCTCGACTCGACTGGCAGATGTGGTTTGCAGCGCTCGGCCCCCACACTCAAAGCCCCTGGTTCACTGGACTCGTCCTGCGACTCCTTCAGGGGAAGAAGGATG TTATTAACTTAGTGCAAGTGGATGAGTCTCAATACCCCTTCAGATCACATCCTCCAACTTTCATCCGAGCCCGGCTTTACAAGTACTGGTTCACCAAGGTCAACGAGGATGG TTCAGTGCCTCAGAAGTGGTGGAGGAGGCAGTTTTCTGAAGAATTTTACCCCACAGTTTTTCTTGGTGATCCCAACTTGGATTCCCTGATCAATCATTTTGGACTTAAG GACAAAGGACAGACAAAACGCAACGCTGATGCATGTTTGCCAGTTACTCTGAGAGCCGTGCGTGAATATGCCCGACCTCTCCCTGCCCCCGTGATTCTGTGGTCCCTCTTCTTTACCGGGGCTGCAATCTGTCTCCTAAAAGTGCTTTTCAGTGGGCCTCGTAGAAGCAGCCGCAAAAACAAGAGAAAGGAGGCTGTAGCTGCTGTGGAGAAGAATGACCAAACTATGAAAAAAGAGGAAAAGGAGAAAACCAAACGCACAGAAAATTCAGCAGATTCTGACAAACATGCTAAGAAAAGGAAATAA
- the miox gene encoding inositol oxygenase, which produces MRILETGPDPSDIYRLEQQIPGDAEKKSGFRNFESGDLIERVYNTYKLMHTNQTLEFVKQQHAEWSNCSHAHMTVMESLDCLDQLVDHSDPDVDFPNSFHAYQTAEGIRKAHPDKGWFQLVGLIHDIGKIMALWGQPQWSVVGDTYPVGCKFQNSIVFRDTSFNDNTDDKDPCYNTQNGVYKPNCGLDNVLMSWGHDEYMYRVMTFNKCPIPEEGLYMIRYHSFYPWHTHKEYMHLCNEKDLKMLPWVQEFNQFDLYTKSTDLPDVEKIKPYYQSLIAKYCPGKLYW; this is translated from the exons ATGAGAATCCTTGAAACT GGACCCGACCCTTCAGACATATATCGCCTGGAGCAGCAAATTCCTGGCGATGCAGAGAAGAAAAGTGGTTTCAGGAATTTtgag AGTGGGGATCTCATTGAACGAGTGTACAACACTTACAAACTGATGCACACCAATCAGACTCTGGAGTTTGTGAAACAACAG CATGCAGAGTGGTCAAACTGCAGCCATGCCCACATGACAGTAATGGAAAGCCTGGACTGTCTTGATCAGCTGGTGGATCACTCAGACCCTGACGTGGATTTTCCAAACTCTTTCCATGCTTACCAAACAGCAGAGGGGATCCGCAAAGCACACCCAGACAAAG gctGGTTCCAGCTAGTTGGTCTCATTCATGATATTGGGAAGATTATGGCTCTCTGGGGGCAGCCACAG tggtCAGTGGTTGGTGATACTTACCCTGTTGGCTGCAAGTTCCAGAACTCCATTGTCTTCAGAGACACAAGCTTCAATGACAATACAGATGACAAAGACCCATGTTATAA TACTCAGAATGGTGTATACAAACCAAACTGTGGCCTGGACAATGTACTGATGTCCTGGGGACACGATG AATACATGTACAGAGTGATGACATTTAACAAATGTCCCATCCCTGAAGAG GGCTTGTATATGATCAGATACCATTCCTTCTATCCTTGGCACACTCACAAAGAGTACATGCACCTGTGCAATGAAAAGGACCTGAAGATGCTACCATGGGTGCAAGAATTCAA CCAATTCGATCTTTATACCAAAAGTACGGACCTACCCGATGTGGAGAAGATCAAGCCATACTATCAGTCTCTCATTGCCAAGTACTGCCCAGGGAAATTATACTGGTGA